The following are encoded together in the Tetrapisispora phaffii CBS 4417 chromosome 5, complete genome genome:
- the ERD2 gene encoding Erd2p (similar to Saccharomyces cerevisiae ERD2 (YBL040C); ancestral locus Anc_7.479): MMNPFRILGDLSHLASILVLIFNIKSTNTIEGISIKTQVLYVLVFLTRYLDLFSFRLVSFYNTIMKLFFISSSIYVVVLLQRSKTTQAVAYKTMLLTDTFKVQYILLGTLIAAFVINHKFTFVEIAWSFSVWLESVAILPQLFMLSKSGKSKSLTVHYIFALGLYRTLYIPNWIWRYHTEGVIDKIALAAGIIQTLVYSDFFYLYYKKVIKRSALNLPN; the protein is encoded by the coding sequence ATGATGAACCCATTTAGAATATTAGGTGATTTATCTCACTTAGCAAGCATATTggttttaatatttaatattaaaagtaCAAACACCATTGAAGGTATTTCAATCAAAACTCAAGTATTGTATGTTTTGGTTTTCCTAACTCGTTATTTGGATTTGTTCAGTTTCCGTCTGGTGTCATTTTACAACACTATCATGAAGCTGTTTTTCATTAGTTCTTCCATTTATGTCGTTGTATTATTACAACGTTCCAAGACCACTCAAGCTGTTGCATATAAGACAATGCTTCTAACTGACACATTTAAAGTACAATACATTTTACTAGGTACTTTGATCGCAGCTTTTGTAATTAATCATAAATTTACATTTGTTGAAATTGCATGGAGTTTCTCAGTTTGGTTAGAATCTGTAGCTATCTTACCACAACTGTTCATGTTATCAAAGAGTGGAAAGTCTAAGAGTTTGACCGTCCATTACATATTTGCGTTGGGTCTTTACAGAACATTATATATTCCAAACTGGATTTGGAGATACCACACTGAAGGTGTCATTGACAAAATTGCCTTAGCTGCTGGTATCATCCAAACTCTAGTCTACTCAGATTTCTTTTACCTTTACTATAAAAAAGTTATCAAGAGAAGCGCTTTGAATTTAccaaattaa
- the MIN6 gene encoding Min6p (similar to Saccharomyces cerevisiae YBL039W-B; ancestral locus Anc_7.478) has product MGFFSNNPLIEFCHKIMKRPSTLLMWCFTGIIISSSIYLLLPSFHYDGKRDRDKCK; this is encoded by the coding sequence ATGGGGTTTTTCAGTAATAACcctttaattgaattttgtcataaaataatgaaaagaCCAAGCACTTTATTAATGTGGTGCTTTACAGGAATCATTATATCCAGTTCCATTTATTTACTTCTACCAAGTTTCCATTATGATGGTAAGAGAGATCGTGATAAatgcaaataa
- the TPHA0E00450 gene encoding uncharacterized protein (similar to Saccharomyces cerevisiae SOD1 (YJR104C); ancestral locus Anc_7.477), with amino-acid sequence MVSAVAYLNGTYNVSGIVHLTQYTEDSPTNITWYLEGNTPNALRGFHIHEFGNTSNHCMAAGGHYNPFKMNHGAPNATVRHVGDLGNVQTDSYGIAEGFILDDEIKLFGANSVLGRTLVIHSGTDDLGLGNNPESLINGNSGPRAACGIINIL; translated from the coding sequence ATGGTTTCTGCTGTCGCATATCTCAATGGTACCTACAATGTTAGTGGAATTGTCCATTTAACTCAATATACAGAGGACTCCCCAACCAATATAACGTGGTATTTAGAGGGCAACACACCTAACGCTTTAAGGGGTTTTCATATCCATGAGTTTGGAAATACCTCCAACCATTGTATGGCTGCTGGAGGACATTACAATCCTTTTAAAATGAATCATGGTGCACCCAATGCTACCGTCAGACATGTAGGTGACTTGGGCAATGTCCAGACGGATTCATACGGTATTGCAGAAGGTTTTATCTTAGATGATGagattaaattatttggtGCAAATAGCGTCCTTGGAAGAACGTTAGTTATCCACTCAGGAACTGATGATCTAGGACTGGGAAATAACCCAGAATCATTGATAAATGGTAACTCCGGTCCAAGAGCAGCTTGtggaattattaatatccTATAA
- the TPHA0E00460 gene encoding CTP synthase (similar to Saccharomyces cerevisiae URA7 (YBL039C) and URA8 (YJR103W); ancestral locus Anc_7.476), which translates to MKYVVVSGGVISGIGKGVLASSTGMLFKTLGYKVTSIKIDPYMNIDAGTMSPLEHGECFVLDDGGETDLDLGNYERYLNVTLTKDHNITTGKIYSHVIQKERKGDYLGKTVQIVPHLTNAIQDWIERVSRIPVDDTGLEPDICIIELGGTVGDIESAPFVEALRQFQFKVGRENFALIHVSLVPVIHGEQKTKPTQAAIKDLRSLGLIPDMIAVRCSEILDLPTIEKIAMFCHVGCDQVVNVHDVNSTYHVPLLLLEQKMMDYLTKRLHLNEISITDEDIQKGNQLLIKWKSMTGNYDESLQTVKIALVGKYTHLKDSYLSVIKALEHSSMKCRNKLEIQWVEASDLEPETQETEKDKFHAAWNKVSTADGILVPGGFGYRGTEGMILAAKWARENKVPYLGVCLGLQIATIEFMRNVIGMKDGKSAEFFPDTDPESHVVVYMPEIDKENMGGTMRLGLRPTYFQDNTDWSQIKKVYGNKDSVAERHRHRYEINPKLITQLEENGLMFVGRDETGDRCEIFELKNHPYYVATQYHPEYTSKVLDPSKPFLGFVAASAGVMPKLLDGSLEYEGSADF; encoded by the coding sequence atgaagTACGTTGTTGTTTCTGGTGGTGTCATTTCAGGTATCGGTAAAGGTGTTTTAGCATCCTCTACTGGTATGTTGTTCAAGACCTTGGGTTACAAAGTCACCTCCATCAAGATCGATCCTTATATGAACATAGATGCTGGGACGATGTCTCCATTGGAGCATGGTGAATGTTTTGTTCTAGATGATGGTGGTGAAACTGATTTGGATTTGGGTAACTATGAACGTTACTTGAACGTCACTTTGACCAAAGACCATAACATTACCACTGGTAAGATCTACTCTCATGTCATCCAAAAGGAAAGAAAAGGTGATTATTTAGGTAAGACTGTCCAAATTGTCCCACATTTGACTAATGCTATTCAAGACTGGATCGAACGTGTTTCACGTATTCCTGTCGATGACACTGGTTTAGAACCAgatatttgtattattgAATTAGGTGGTACTGTTGGTGATATCGAAAGTGCTCCATTCGTTGAAGCTTTGAGACAATTCCAATTCAAGGTCGGCAGGGAAAACTTTGCTTTGATCCATGTCTCTTTGGTTCCTGTCATTCATGGTGAGCAAAAAACTAAGCCAACTCAGGCTGCTATTAAAGATTTGAGATCTCTAGGTTTGATTCCAGACATGATTGCTGTCAGATGTTCAGAAATATTAGATCTTCCAACTATAGAAAAGATCGCTATGTTCTGTCATGTTGGTTGTGATCAAGTCGTTAATGTCCACGATGTTAATTCTACTTATCACGTcccattattattactagaacaaaaaatgatggattatttaactaagAGATTACATTTAAACGAAATATCTATCACTGATGAAGATATCCAAAAGGGtaatcaattattaatCAAATGGAAGTCAATGACTGGTAACTATGATGAATCTTTACAGACTGTTAAAATTGCTTTAGTCGGTAAATATACACATTTGAAGGATTCTTATTTATCTGTCATCAAGGCTTTAGAACATTCTTCTATGAAGTGTCGTAATAAGTTAGAAATCCAATGGGTTGAAGCTTCTGATTTAGAACCGGAAACTCAAGAAACAGAAAAGGATAAATTCCATGCTGCTTGGAATAAAGTCAGTACTGCTGACGGTATCTTAGTTCCTGGTGGTTTCGGTTACAGAGGTACTGAAGGTATGATTTTAGCTGCCAAATGGGCTCGTGAGAACAAAGTCCCATACCTAGGTGTCTGTTTAGGTTTACAAATTGCTACCATAGAATTCATGCGTAATGTTATTGGTATGAAAGACGGTAAATCTGCTGAATTTTTCCCAGATACCGATCCAGAATCTCATGTTGTTGTTTACATGCCAGAAATTGACAAGGAAAACATGGGTGGTACAATGAGATTAGGTCTAAGACCAACATATTTCCAAGACAATACTGATTGGAGTCAAATCAAGAAAGTTTATGGTAACAAAGATTCTGTCGCTGAAAGACACCGTCACCGTTACGAAATTAATCCAAAATTAATTACacaattagaagaaaatggTTTGATGTTTGTTGGTAGAGATGAAACTGGTGATCGTTgtgaaatttttgaattaaagaATCACCCATACTACGTTGCCACTCAATATCATCCAGAATATACATCAAAGGTCTTAGACCCATCTAAGCCATTTTTAGGTTTTGTTGCTGCTTCCGCTGGTGTCATGccaaaattattagatggATCTCTAGAATACGAAGGTTCTGCTgatttctaa
- the MCM16 gene encoding Mcm16p (similar to Saccharomyces cerevisiae MCM16 (YPR046W); ancestral locus Anc_7.475): MERIARLEEEHVKTHSELLKALDTLYLLKKSGGKDIELNPDRKQQLETRTKVQLSLQKSIPLLRSINSVSNMQNGNDNSGKSTTENPDIPSAEKMLANRLGSFMEEDYEKTQALFEAMNLETEEREELQREQQRYEALIAQYKDLASKLDDKLAKQKEMNEHATAVSDEEYLRQNETMEQLLLALKIHGGYLNATE; the protein is encoded by the coding sequence ATGGAAAGAATAGCCCGTTTAGAAGAAGAGCATGTTAAAACGCATTCTGAGTTACTAAAGGCTCTTGATACGCTGTACTTGTTGAAAAAAAGTGGTGGCAAAGATATAGAGTTGAATCCTGATCGCAAGCAGCAATTAGAAACACGTACTAAAGTTCAATTATCGTTACAGAAAAGCATCCCTTTATTGCGATCGATTAATTCTGTATCGAATATGCAGAATGGTAATGACAACAGTGGAAAAAGCACAACAGAGAACCCAGATATACCTTCAGCTGAGAAAATGTTAGCCAACAGACTCGGCTCATTTATGGAGGAAGATTATGAGAAAACGCAGGCGTTGTTTGAAGCAATGAACTTGGAGACTGAAGAAAGAGAGGAATTGCAACGTGAACAACAAAGGTATGAAGCGTTGATTGCACAATACAAAGATCTTGCCAGCAAACTGGACGACAAGCTGGCAAAGCAGAAAGAGATGAACGAGCACGCAACTGCCGTCTCAGACGAGGAGTACCTGCGTCAAAACGAGACCATGGAGCAGCTGTTGTTAGCCTTAAAAATACACGGTGGGTACTTAAATGCAACCGAGTAA
- the VPS25 gene encoding ESCRT-II subunit protein VPS25 (similar to Saccharomyces cerevisiae VPS25 (YJR102C); ancestral locus Anc_7.474) produces MSAFDELPKVYYFPPLYTRQVNSLIRRQQIDTWIDLILQYAKSMNCWMMTSEGNLIQTKIDELTGSDSNAIEKKSLFVNETIQRSIPHTFVEEIWTHMVENGKAIRTEHDIESNSVYYIMWKGVDLWSSVILQWFETAVKLNQVVTLYELSQGDETIGWDFHGMPEPLLAKCIKSLCDRQRATIMKDEYGKPVGVKVI; encoded by the coding sequence ATGAGTGCATTCGATGAACTTCCAAAGGTATACTACTTCCCTCCATTATACACCAGACAAGTGAATTCTCTAATACGGAGACAACAAATTGATACATGGATCGATTTAATATTGCAATACGCAAAAAGCATGAATTGTTGGATGATGACATCAGAAGGTAATTTGATACAGACTAAGATTGATGAACTGACGGGATCAGATTCAAAtgcaattgaaaagaagTCTTTATTCGTTAATGAAACGATTCAAAGATCTATTCCTCACACCTTCGTAGAAGAAATTTGGACCCACATGGTGGAAAACGGTAAAGCTATAAGAACAGAACATGACATTGAGAGTAATTCTGTATACTATATTATGTGGAAAGGCGTTGATTTATGGTCATCTGTGATTCTACAATGGTTCGAAACTGCTGTCAAACTAAATCAAGTGGTGACCCTTTACGAGCTAAGTCAAGGCGATGAAACTATTGGATGGGATTTCCATGGAATGCCTGAACCGTTACTAGCTAAGTGTATTAAGAGTCTATGTGACAGACAAAGGGCTACCATAATGAAAGATGAATATGGAAAGCCTGTTGGTGTAAAAGTGATATAA
- the RSM26 gene encoding mitochondrial 37S ribosomal protein mS42 (similar to Saccharomyces cerevisiae RSM26 (YJR101W); ancestral locus Anc_7.473), with the protein MFHSGLRLSIAKRGMHRVPTLPNYARLVRDGIPKVLSAKAFDIAWKQQQKLNCEKLSLLTSGTSLESYLPFHIILNTSKKQFQTNIFNAASATHNNHLFIENILPTETSVPSEPSRHFLYVVEKSFGCSWVELKKEIIKRAKNDVLGQGWLFLVENNYKEFHILTIQNNGSPYYFPRNQSIDLNNAISLDEYSQLNEIKKIVNEQTSKNGKEKVEDWTMPIICINLCDHAYLHDYGVKGRSEYVKNVLDNLNWNVINARLYSDSNK; encoded by the coding sequence ATGTTCCACTCTGGTTTACGTTTATCAATTGCAAAAAGAGGAATGCATAGGGTTCCAACGCTTCCTAACTATGCACGCTTGGTGAGAGATGGTATCCCTAAAGTCCTATCTGCTAAGGCATTTGACATTGCATGgaaacaacaacaaaaactGAATTGTGAAAAACTGTCATTGCTAACCAGCGGTACATCGTTGGAATCGTATTTGCCATTTCATATCATTTTGAATACTTCTAAGAAACAATTCCAGactaatatattcaatgcAGCCTCTGCAACTCACAAtaatcatttatttattgaaaatattttaccCACAGAAACTTCAGTCCCTTCTGAACCTTCAAGACATTTTCTATATGTCGTTGAGAAATCATTCGGTTGTTCTTGGGTtgaattgaagaaagaaatcATTAAACGTGCCAAAAATGATGTTCTAGGGCAAGGTTGGCTATTCCTTGTGGAAAATAATTACAAAGAATTTCATATTCTAactattcaaaataatggATCTCCATATTATTTCCCAAGGAATCAATCGATAGATTTGAATAATGCAATTTCATTAGATGAGTACTCgcaattaaatgaaataaagaaaatagtCAATGAACAGACTTCAAAAAATGGCAAGGAAAAAGTTGAAGATTGGACCATGCCAATAATTTGTATCAACCTATGTGACCATGCTTATTTACATGATTATGGTGTTAAAGGTAGATCTGAATATGTAAAAAACGTTCTagataatttgaattgGAATGTTATAAACGCAAGACTGTACTCTGATTCAAACAAATAA
- the YUH1 gene encoding ubiquitin-specific protease YUH1 (similar to Saccharomyces cerevisiae YUH1 (YJR099W); ancestral locus Anc_7.470) yields MSNEYSVIPLESNPEVFTNFARKLGLNQQYVFTDIYSLTDPDLIGFIPTPVKAIILLFPITAATELDKNTNNADVSKKPPIWFKQTVRNACGLYAILHSLSNNKDLLKEDCELEKYLETHIKEYNKYEDKITSDFVVNISNKNTEYFAEGQTSAPSAEGNVDLHYITFIEKDNDIYELDGRRLDGSKYLGKKSDLNSSNLLGESIVANRVQWYMDSADVDKKLHFSLLGLVPSWD; encoded by the coding sequence atgaGTAATGAATATTCTGTTATTCCACTAGAGTCTAATCCTGAAGTTTTTACAAATTTTGCAAGAAAGTTGGGGCTAAATCAACAATATGTATTTACCGATATATATTCCTTAACAGATCCGGATCTTATTGGGTTTATTCCAACTCCAGTCAAGGCTATTATTTTGCTATTCCCAATAACTGCAGCTACAGAATTggataaaaatacaaacaaTGCAGATGTTTCTAAAAAGCCACCAATATGGTTCAAACAAACGGTTAGAAATGCATGTGGCCTGTATGCAATACTACATTCATTAAGTAATAACAAggatttattaaaagagGACTGTGAACTTGAAAAGTATTTGGAGACACATAtcaaagaatataataaatatgaagataaaattaCAAGTGATTTTGTAGTGAACATCAGTAACAAAAATACAGAATATTTTGCGGAAGGACAAACCAGTGCTCCATCAGCTGAAGGAAATGTTGATTTGCATTACATAACCTTCATTGAGaaagataatgatatatatgaattGGACGGTAGAAGACTAGATGGTTCAAAATATCTAGGGAAAAAATCTGATTTGAATTCGAGTAATTTATTAGGGGAATCTATTGTTGCTAATAGAGTTCAATGGTATATGGATAGCGCAGATGtagataaaaaattacattTCTCATTATTGGGTTTAGTTCCATCTTGGGATTAA
- the RPL43B gene encoding 60S ribosomal protein eL43 (similar to Saccharomyces cerevisiae RPL43B (YJR094W-A) and RPL43A (YPR043W); ancestral locus Anc_7.466) has protein sequence MAKRTKKVGITGKYGVRYGSSLRRQVKKLEVQQHARYDCSFCGKKSVKRGAAGIWTCGACKKTVAGGAYTVSTAAAATVRSTIRRLRDMVEA, from the exons AT GGCTAAAAGAACTAAGAAGGTTGGTATTACCGGTAAGTACGGTGTTCGTTACGGTTCTTCTTTAAGAAGACAAGTTAAGAAATTAGAAGTTCAACAACACGCTAGATACGACTGTTCCTTCTGTGGTAAGAAATCCGTTAAGAGAGGTGCTGCTGGTATCTGGACTTGTGGTGCTTGTAAGAAGACTGTCGCTGGTGGTGCTTACACTGTTTCCACTGCTGCTGCCGCTACCGTTAGATCTACTATCAGAAGATTAAGAGATATGGTTGAAGcttaa
- the FIP1 gene encoding cleavage polyadenylation factor subunit FIP1 (similar to Saccharomyces cerevisiae FIP1 (YJR093C); ancestral locus Anc_7.464) produces the protein MSSGDEDDKFLYGSDEETTIANKKRTKTKADGDVERRTKGNAIKKSKTDSVSKSDESESASDSEYSDEESDSDVEFIISTGTNDASLLDSNQTSGTITVASETDVSKVNEAGEKKTGELGAADEQGSSEAAARKTETSLLDINGEGLFEGEPISSISPEVLKEKPWRQPGANLSDYFNYGFNEYTWMEYLQKQEKLKQEYNPHKILMGLMALQQQGKLAVPQQKPIDQSSSTISNKLQNNNSNNMNMNMGMNMNMNMNMNMDMNKMQNNPGHPPVPPSGFPMFGGFAPFPMPHMLQQMPNGKFPPIPGAQPSQQQNTGSPQQK, from the coding sequence ATGAGTTCGggtgatgaagatgataaGTTCTTATATGGGTCTGATGAAGAGACTACAATAGCAAATAAAAAGAGAACCAAAACAAAAGCGGACGGTGATGTtgaaagaagaacaaaagGTAATGCgattaaaaaatcaaagaCAGATAGTGTCAGTAAAAGCGATGAATCTGAAAGCGCATCTGATTCGGAATATTCAGATGAAGAGAGTGATTCAGATGTCGAGTTTATTATCAGTACTGGCACTAATGATGCATCACTGTTGGATTCAAATCAAACATCAGGAACAATTACTGTAGCAAGCGAGACCGATGTTAGTAAAGTTAATGAAGCTGGAGAGAAAAAAACAGGTGAACTAGGTGCTGCAGATGAGCAAGGTAGTTCTGAGGCTGCAGCAAGAAAAACAGAAACATCTCTTCTGGATATTAATGGCGAAGGTTTATTTGAAGGTGAACCAATATCTAGTATCAGTCCCGAagtattaaaagaaaaaccaTGGAGACAACCTGGTGCTAATCTAAGtgattattttaattacggttttaatgaatatacTTGGATGGAATATTTGCAAAAGCAAGAAAAGCTAAAACAAGAATACAATCCTCATAAAATACTTATGGGATTGATGGCATTACAACAACAAGGTAAATTAGCAGTACCACAGCAAAAACCTATCGACCAGAGTTCTTCTactatttcaaataagttacaaaacaacaacagtaACAATATGAACATGAATATGGGTATGAACATGAACATGAACATGAACATGAACATGGACATGAATAAAATGCAAAACAATCCTGGCCACCCACCTGTACCACCATCCGGATTTCCTATGTTTGGCGGGTTTGCTCCATTCCCAATGCCACATATGTTACAACAGATGCCAAATGGGAAATTTCCACCAATCCCTGGTGCCCAACCATCTCAACAACAAAATACAGGTTCACCCCAACAGAAATAG
- the TPHA0E00540 gene encoding uncharacterized protein — MDRDYVVFDDCNGSQVGTYEEFFGAIESLVLNASDAKSKKISKTVPVNLLSDEMILSPISDCNGERGDNSQFSDDLGFEDSFEKQSLESTDAFLEKLRHNNSLQKKTVGLGIHVEKSNYKNSEGEDYIVVPKIDSTSRRIQPKRLFFYLSLDGISQKLQKRLSYCNAQLSIKMQRKCVVLQTVKIPITSINISIVFQDILVFPSDWIQSHDQVNVLLQVHGQDQNRNLKSDEDRVSSNPFAMKFSGKAKYLRKKKVVEKLSVSHTFEFLKGMNTLGCNKVDLKKLMKIKNEEKRIPLFSSPSELIKQELKNPSQNVIATLVLHTCGSS, encoded by the coding sequence atgGATAGAGACTACGTTGTGTTTGATGATTGTAATGGCAGTCAGGTTGGTACTTATGAAGAGTTCTTTGGTGCTATTGAGAGCTTGGTTTTGAATGCATCAGATGCAAAAtctaaaaaaatatctaaaaCTGTACCtgtaaatttattatctgaTGAAATGATTCTATCACCAATCAGTGATTGTAATGGCGAAAGGGGCGATAACTCTCAGTTCTCTGACGATCTTGGTTTTGAAGATTCTTTTGAGAAGCAAAGTCTGGAATCTACAGATGCTTTCCTAGAGAAACTGAGGCATAATAACAGTTTGCAGAAGAAAACTGTGGGATTAGGGATACATGTAGAGAAGtcaaattacaaaaattcaGAAGGCGAAGATTATATAGTGGTTCCAAAAATCGATTCCACCTCAAGAAGAATCCAACCAAAAAGGttatttttctatttatCACTTGATGGGATTTCGCAGAAATTGCAAAAGCGTTTGTCTTATTGCAACGCACAATTATCCATAAAGATGCAACGGAAATGCGTTGTTTTGCAAACTGTAAAAATACCAATAACCTCCATCAATATATCAATCGTTTTCCAAGACATACTGGTATTTCCAAGCGATTGGATCCAAAGCCACGACCAAGTTAACGTGCTCTTACAGGTTCACGGCCAAGATCAAAATCGCAACTTGAAAAGTGATGAAGACCGTGTAAGTAGTAATCCATTTGCTATGAAGTTCTCTGGGAAAGCAAAATATCTAAGGAAAAAAAAGGTTGTAGAAAAATTAAGTGTCTCCCAcacttttgaatttttaaaggGTATGAATACACTAGGTTGCAATAAAGTTGATCTTAAAAAACTtatgaagataaaaaatgAGGAGAAGAGAATTCCACTTTTTAGTAGTCCATCAGAATTAATTAAACAGGAATTAAAAAATCCATCACAAAATGTAATAGCAACACTTGTACTGCACACATGTGGATCGTCGTAG